The Syngnathoides biaculeatus isolate LvHL_M chromosome 1, ASM1980259v1, whole genome shotgun sequence region TTTATTCCTAATAAAACGAAAGTACTGTACTCACCAATGGGGGTCATTGGTAAATACACTGAATTACTAAGAAAAAGCAATTGTAGTCcatgaattaaaataatatatatattggtgCAACCCACAGCTGTATGATCGTACTGTTGatgcaaaaagaagaaaacagcaGAAGACttacatttcattgttttaaacAATTATAAGGCATGTTCATTGGAAAATATGCAGTAAATGTCAACCGTAATAACGTGTCATCTGCCATTCTGAGCATGCTCTTCTATCCATGTTGCAAATGGACCCATTGGATTTTTTCTGCTGCATGATAAAGGGGAGATATTGCACGTGTATCCATATTGGCAGCAGTGCTTCCCATCTGCACAACACTGGCCCTGAAAATCAAAAACAGTCTGGTGTTAGAAGACAATCTTTccagaaaatacatatttacaataattactttcatcatttatgaactactgtactgtattgaaaCAGTTTCATTTCAGCTATAGCAGGTTGCAATGTTTGCCGTCCATTTAGTGGCTGACTATGCGAAAATACAAGGAATGAGAGCACAAGTGTGTGCGCAAGTTGGGTTGATGCTAAATAAAAAGTTGGCTCCACAGTGTCCGACATTCCGCCATTGGCAGGAAACCAGGAATCAGCCCTGAAGCAAGTATTCCTGACTTCAGACCTGAAGATAGAAGACACAGCTCCAGCCTCCACCAGGAATGGCGAACACCAGATAATATTCCGGCCACATGTGAACAGACGGAAAGGACACCAAATCCGTACCAGCGGGTAAGGACAACAATTCCAGGAGTCGGACGACAATCCTTTGCAACAAGATGAGCCTTGTGGGCAGAAGAACTTTGAACTGCAGCGAATGACTCTAAACTCCTGCTCACTACTACTCGTGTATACTGCAGCTGCTCCATGCCTCTGgaatgagattaaaaaaatatacacctaAAATCATATGATATAGTTGgcatgtgcacaaaaaaaaaatccatactaCAGAAACACTTTGGTGTGACAAGAGAATTTGGTGTATTAAAACCACTCCACATTTACAAGTTAAGAGTTGTGGTATAGGTATGTTTACTACAATGTATGATAGAGAGTATTCATATATTATACATGATACAACCACAACTCTGCAACTCCACAGCCAAATGAGAACCAATAAAAgagctatattttatttattttttttaaacctttgcaATAACATGATTGGATAATATTATTGTGTTAGTAATTTTCGATGGTCAATTTCAGGTTGTACATGTATACCTGATGTTTTGTCCACTGAGTGCTGAGaaagacaattttaaaataatttaaaaaaaaagaaccctgaAAATTATAGTATATAAACTGTGCTAACATGAAAATTATATCTCATACTTCTATACACTGAGACTGCCCCAATTCGTCCTATAAGGAACAAATACTTAATACCAATAAGGTACACCAATACTTAAGCTATAGAAACAGTGAAGTCAATACATTCATTTTGCTCTATAATACTTTATAGCGATTCAGTCTGAAAATTGGTTTGtccagtctaaaaaaaaaaataaatctgcttCTTGCCCATGATTTATTTTATAGAATTATAATGATGGTTGTTTGAGTTCATTCAGCTCCTATAATAATTTATGAGAGGAAAGATGATTAGCCAGTCTttccaagaagaagaaacatcACTACACTGCACAGATGAGATTTTAATATAAAATTGAGGCAAAGTACTCACCCTTTCCTTGTTATTGGCATGCAACAATGGTCGAAATGGGGTGACAATAGGTTCACCAGCAGCTATTTTTAGCAGAAATGGAAAGTCCATCCACGACTTGGTGACTTTCTCGCAGTGCTGGGAGGCCATGTTACAGCGAAAGCCTCGAGGGCAGCAGTGGGACAAGTCGGGACAGCACACAGCCTGGAGAACCCCAGGATATACTGGATGAAAACTAGTAATTCACCACTAACTAAAACTGTAAAATGCCAAGCGTGTGAACTTACATTGGGGTAAGCACAGCAGCTGTAGCCCTGCTCAGTCTGACAGCAGGTTTTGTCGTCAGAGCAGACTGTTCCATCAGAACATGTGATGTTACCGGACACGAAGGCCCCGAATGAGAGATAAACGCAGAGCCTCAACATCTGGAATTACATGACAACCCCAACAGGCAgtgcaaaaatcaaaatgaaagacCACGCAATGTGAAGTTCTACTCAACATTTCA contains the following coding sequences:
- the LOC133496621 gene encoding progranulin-like — its product is MLRLCVYLSFGAFVSGNITCSDGTVCSDDKTCCQTEQGYSCCAYPNAVCCPDLSHCCPRGFRCNMASQHCEKVTKSWMDFPFLLKIAAGEPIVTPFRPLLHANNKERRHGAAAVYTSSSEQEFRVIRCSSKFFCPQGSSCCKGLSSDSWNCCPYPLGQCCADGKHCCQYGYTCNISPLSCSRKNPMGPFATWIEEHAQNGR